Proteins encoded together in one Bacteroides ovatus window:
- the tyrS gene encoding tyrosine--tRNA ligase yields MNFVEELRWRGMLQDIMPGTEELLSKEQVTAYLGIDPTADSLHIGHLCGVMILRHFQRCGHKPLALIGGATGMIGDPSGKSAERNLLDEETLRHNQACIKNQLAKFLDFESDVPNRAELVNNYDWMKDFTFLDFVREVGKHITVNYMMAKDSVKRRLNGEARDGLSFTEFTYQLLQGYDFLHLYETKGCKLQMGGSDQWGNITTGAELIRRTNGGEVFALTCPLITKADGGKFGKTESGNIWLDPRYTSPYKFYQFWLNVSDSDAERYIKIFTSIEKEEIEALIAEHQKAPHLRLLQKRLAKEVTVMVHSEDDYNAAVDASNILFGNATSEALRKLDEDTLLAVFEGVPQFEISRDVLAEGVKAVDLFVDNAAVFASKGEMRKLVQGGGVSLNKEKLAAFDQVVTTADLLDEKYLLVQRGKKNYYLLIAK; encoded by the coding sequence ATGAATTTTGTAGAAGAATTGAGATGGCGTGGCATGTTGCAGGACATCATGCCGGGAACAGAAGAGTTGTTAAGCAAAGAGCAGGTGACTGCCTACTTGGGTATCGACCCGACTGCCGATTCGCTACACATTGGTCACCTTTGTGGAGTGATGATCCTTCGTCATTTCCAACGCTGCGGTCATAAGCCGTTGGCACTGATCGGTGGCGCTACAGGTATGATTGGTGACCCTTCCGGTAAATCGGCAGAACGTAACCTGCTGGACGAAGAAACATTGCGTCACAATCAGGCATGTATCAAGAATCAGCTTGCCAAGTTCCTCGACTTCGAGTCGGATGTACCTAACCGTGCCGAGCTGGTGAACAATTACGACTGGATGAAAGACTTCACTTTCCTCGATTTTGTTCGCGAAGTAGGTAAGCACATCACTGTAAACTATATGATGGCGAAAGACTCTGTGAAACGTCGTCTGAATGGTGAAGCACGTGATGGATTGTCATTTACTGAGTTCACTTACCAATTGCTTCAAGGATATGATTTTCTTCATTTGTATGAAACAAAGGGGTGTAAGCTCCAAATGGGTGGTTCTGACCAGTGGGGAAACATCACTACCGGTGCCGAATTGATCCGCCGTACCAATGGGGGAGAGGTGTTCGCATTGACTTGCCCGCTGATTACAAAGGCTGATGGTGGTAAGTTTGGTAAAACAGAATCCGGAAATATCTGGCTGGACCCTCGCTATACTTCACCATACAAGTTCTATCAGTTCTGGTTGAACGTAAGCGACTCCGATGCCGAACGTTATATTAAAATCTTCACCTCCATCGAGAAAGAAGAAATTGAAGCATTGATTGCCGAACATCAGAAAGCTCCGCATTTGCGTCTTCTCCAGAAACGTCTGGCTAAGGAAGTGACTGTGATGGTTCATTCTGAAGATGATTATAACGCAGCAGTAGACGCATCGAACATTTTATTCGGTAATGCGACTTCGGAAGCTTTGCGCAAACTGGATGAAGATACGCTGCTTGCTGTATTCGAAGGAGTGCCTCAATTTGAGATTTCCCGTGATGTATTGGCAGAAGGAGTAAAGGCTGTTGATCTATTCGTTGATAATGCGGCCGTATTTGCGTCGAAAGGTGAAATGCGTAAATTGGTTCAGGGCGGTGGCGTTTCGCTGAATAAGGAGAAGCTGGCAGCCTTTGATCAGGTAGTTACGACTGCTGACCTGCTCGACGAGAAATATCTGCTTGTTCAGCGCGGCAAAAAGAACTATTATCTGCTGATTGCAAAGTAA
- a CDS encoding IS1182-like element ISBf3 family transposase, giving the protein MAKLHFRPYIPNQTVLFPQRIDENIAATDPVRIVNAVIDNLNLESFKKLYKETGRCPYHPKMMLKVIIYAYMNNIYSCRKIEKHLLRDIHYIWLAGNEHPDFITINRFRNRVKEEINNVFTQLVLVLADKGFISLDVEYIDGTKIESKANKYTFVWRKTVERNRTRLMDKIRILLEQVDEAIAQENSIKDTSVEFTPCRLSDIVDELKEALERQPATKDKEEKKALRKKKKQVMELEGYRDKLIEYDNHLDTLGERNSYSKTDPGATFMRMKEDAMKNGQTKPGYNLQIGTENQFITDFRLFPNPTDTLTLIPFFHSFQYRYNRLPNICVADSGYGSEENYRFMQENGIEAFIKYNYFHKEQRPRYTPNPFHAESLHYNAQEDYYVCPMGQHMNRIGTKRDKTASGYIIESARYKAKRCEGCPLRGSCFKARGNRIIEVNHRLNQYKRQARERLLSEEGIKHRGRRCIEPEAVFGQMKYNMAYRRFRHVGEDKVTMDFAFFAIAFNIKKMCAKLIKEGKGLITVAKYMFMGLFITRYNWNIATCCQMHEEKAA; this is encoded by the coding sequence ATGGCAAAGTTACATTTTCGTCCTTACATTCCCAACCAAACCGTTCTTTTTCCACAAAGAATTGATGAAAACATAGCTGCGACCGACCCGGTCCGCATCGTGAATGCTGTTATTGACAATCTCAATCTTGAGAGTTTCAAGAAGCTTTATAAGGAAACGGGCCGTTGTCCTTATCATCCTAAAATGATGCTTAAGGTGATAATCTACGCCTACATGAATAATATCTATTCTTGCCGTAAAATAGAGAAGCACCTCCTTCGTGACATTCATTATATTTGGCTTGCCGGTAATGAGCATCCGGATTTTATCACGATCAACCGTTTTCGTAACCGTGTAAAGGAGGAAATAAATAATGTATTTACCCAGTTGGTTCTTGTCCTTGCCGATAAAGGTTTCATCAGCCTTGATGTGGAGTATATCGACGGCACCAAGATTGAATCCAAAGCCAACAAATATACTTTTGTCTGGCGCAAGACAGTCGAACGGAACCGTACGAGACTAATGGATAAAATCCGTATTCTCTTGGAACAGGTGGATGAAGCCATTGCACAGGAGAACTCTATAAAAGACACATCCGTGGAGTTTACTCCCTGCAGGCTCTCTGACATAGTGGATGAACTTAAAGAAGCCCTGGAACGCCAGCCTGCAACAAAGGATAAGGAAGAAAAGAAAGCCCTGCGCAAAAAGAAGAAGCAGGTCATGGAACTTGAAGGGTATCGTGACAAGCTGATAGAATACGACAATCACCTTGATACCCTTGGAGAACGTAACTCCTATTCCAAGACCGATCCTGGTGCCACATTCATGCGCATGAAAGAAGATGCCATGAAGAACGGGCAGACCAAACCCGGATATAATCTGCAAATAGGTACTGAAAACCAATTCATCACAGACTTCCGTCTGTTTCCCAACCCTACCGATACACTGACCCTCATACCTTTTTTCCACTCTTTCCAGTACCGCTATAACCGTTTACCGAATATCTGTGTGGCAGACTCCGGTTACGGTTCGGAAGAAAATTACCGGTTCATGCAGGAGAATGGGATAGAAGCCTTCATCAAGTACAATTACTTCCATAAAGAACAGCGTCCTCGTTATACTCCCAACCCGTTCCATGCCGAAAGTCTCCATTACAATGCCCAAGAGGATTATTACGTTTGTCCTATGGGACAGCACATGAACCGTATAGGAACCAAACGTGACAAGACAGCGAGCGGATACATCATCGAAAGTGCCCGGTATAAAGCAAAAAGATGCGAAGGTTGCCCTTTGCGTGGCAGTTGTTTTAAAGCTCGGGGGAACCGTATTATAGAAGTCAACCACCGATTAAATCAATACAAACGGCAGGCACGGGAAAGGTTGCTCTCAGAAGAAGGTATCAAGCATAGAGGCAGGAGGTGTATAGAACCAGAGGCTGTGTTTGGACAAATGAAATACAACATGGCATACAGAAGATTCCGGCATGTGGGAGAAGACAAGGTTACAATGGACTTTGCTTTCTTTGCTATAGCCTTTAATATCAAAAAAATGTGTGCTAAACTGATAAAAGAAGGAAAGGGGCTCATTACAGTTGCCAAATATATGTTTATGGGACTATTTATAACCCGATATAATTGGAATATAGCAACTTGTTGCCAAATGCATGAGGAAAAAGCAGCATAG